The Ranitomeya imitator isolate aRanImi1 chromosome 8, aRanImi1.pri, whole genome shotgun sequence genome window below encodes:
- the LOC138648076 gene encoding ice nucleation protein InaA-like produces the protein MTPHSPNHPYSADHNAPYSAGHNAPYSADHNAPYSTGHNTPYSASHNTPYSADHNAPYSADHNTPYSSNHNAPYSAGHSAPYSSNHNAPYSAGHSAPYSTGHNTPYSASHNTPYSADHNTPYSSNHNALYSAGHNAPYSTGHNTPYSASHNTPYSADHNTPYSTGHNTPYSSNHNALYSAGHSAPYSADHNAPYSADHNAPYSAGHNAPYSAGHNAPYSTGHNTPYSASHNTPYSADHNAPYSAGHNTPYSTGHNTLYSADHNAPYSAGHNTPYSAGHNAPYSADHNAPYSADHNAPYSADHNTPYSSNHNALYSAGHNAPYSTGHNTPYSASHNTPYSADHNTPYSSNHNALYSAGHNAPYSTGHNTPYSASHNTPYSADHNTPYSSNHNALYSAGHSAPYSADHNAPYSADHNAPYSAGHNAPYSAGHNAPYSTGHNTPYSASHNTPYSADHNAPYSADHNAPYSADHNTPYSADHNAPYSAGHNTPYSAGHNTPYSSDHNAPYSASHNTPYSADHNTPYSADHNAPYSADHNAPYSSNHNTPYSAGHNTPYSADHNAPYSAGHNTPYSAGHNTPYSTGHNTPYSADHNAPYSADHNTPYSAGHNTPYSAGHNTPYSADHNAPYSAGHNAPYSTGHNTPYSADHNAPYSAGHNAPYSTGHNTPYSSNHNASYSAGHSAPYSASHNTPYSASHSAPYSADHNTPYSSNHNASYSAGHSAPYSASHNTPYSASHSAPYSADHNTPYSSNHNASYSAGHSAPYSASHNTPYSASHSAPYSADHNTPYSSNHNALYSAGHSAPYSADHNAPYSAGHNAPYNADHNAPYSADHNAPYRTVEAAMTPILGDRDVMERRH, from the coding sequence ATGACGCCCCATTCTCCGAACCATCCATACAGTGCCGACCACAACGCTCCATACAGCGCCGGCCACAACGCCCCATACAGCGCCGACCACAACGCTCCATACAGCACCGGCCACAACACCCCATACAGCGCCAGCCACAACACCCCATACAGTGCCGACCACAACGCTCCATACAGTGCCGACCACAACACTCCATACAGCTCCAACCACAACGCCCCATACAGTGCCGGCCACAGCGCTCCATACAGCTCCAACCACAACGCCCCATACAGTGCCGGCCACAGCGCTCCATACAGCACCGGCCACAACACCCCATACAGCGCCAGCCACAACACCCCATACAGTGCCGACCACAACACTCCATACAGCTCCAACCACAACGCCCTATACAGTGCCGGCCACAACGCCCCATACAGCACCGGCCACAACACCCCATACAGCGCCAGCCACAACACCCCATACAGTGCCGACCACAACACTCCATACAGCACCGGCCACAACACTCCATACAGCTCCAACCACAACGCCCTATACAGTGCCGGCCACAGCGCTCCATACAGCGCCGACCACAACGCCCCATACAGTGCCGACCACAACGCTCCATACAGCGCCGGCCACAACGCCCCATACAGCGCCGGCCACAACGCCCCATACAGCACCGGCCACAACACCCCATACAGCGCCAGCCACAACACCCCATACAGTGCCGACCACAACGCTCCATACAGCGCCGGCCACAACACCCCATACAGCACCGGCCACAACACCCTATACAGCGCCGACCACAACGCCCCATACAGCGCCGGCCACAACACCCCATACAGCGCCGGCCACAACGCCCCATACAGCGCCGACCACAACGCCCCATACAGCGCCGACCACAACGCCCCATACAGTGCCGACCACAACACCCCATACAGCTCCAACCACAACGCCCTATACAGTGCCGGCCACAACGCCCCATACAGCACCGGCCACAACACCCCATACAGCGCCAGCCACAACACCCCATACAGTGCCGACCACAACACTCCATACAGCTCCAACCACAACGCCCTATACAGTGCCGGCCACAACGCCCCATACAGCACCGGCCACAACACCCCATACAGCGCCAGCCACAACACCCCATACAGTGCCGACCACAACACTCCATACAGCTCCAACCACAACGCCCTATACAGTGCCGGCCACAGCGCTCCATACAGCGCCGACCACAACGCCCCATACAGTGCCGACCACAACGCTCCATACAGCGCCGGCCACAACGCCCCATACAGCGCCGGCCACAACGCCCCATACAGCACCGGCCACAACACCCCATACAGCGCCAGCCACAACACCCCATACAGTGCCGACCACAACGCTCCATACAGCGCCGACCACAACGCTCCATACAGCGCCGACCACAACACCCCATACAGCGCCGACCACAACGCCCCATACAGCGCCGGCCACAACACCCCATACAGCGCCGGCCACAACACTCCATACAGCTCCGACCACAACGCCCCATACAGCGCCAGCCACAACACCCCATACAGTGCCGACCACAACACTCCATACAGTGCCGACCACAACGCTCCATACAGTGCCGACCACAACGCCCCATACAGCTCCAACCACAACACTCCATACAGCGCCGGCCACAACACCCCATACAGCGCCGACCACAACGCCCCATACAGCGCCGGCCACAACACCCCATACAGCGCCGGCCACAACACCCCATACAGCACCGGCCACAACACTCCATACAGTGCCGACCACAACGCTCCATACAGTGCCGACCACAACACTCCATACAGCGCCGGCCACAACACCCCATACAGCGCCGGCCACAACACCCCATACAGCGCCGACCACAACGCCCCATACAGCGCCGGCCACAACGCCCCATACAGCACCGGCCACAACACTCCATACAGTGCCGACCACAACGCTCCATACAGTGCCGGCCACAACGCCCCATACAGCACCGGCCACAACACTCCATACAGCTCCAACCACAACGCCTCATACAGTGCCGGCCACAGCGCTCCATACAGCGCCAGCCACAACACTCCATACAGCGCCAGCCACAGCGCCCCATACAGTGCCGACCACAACACTCCATACAGCTCCAACCACAACGCCTCATACAGTGCCGGCCACAGCGCTCCATACAGCGCCAGCCACAACACTCCATACAGCGCCAGCCACAGCGCCCCATACAGTGCCGACCACAACACTCCATACAGCTCCAACCACAACGCCTCATACAGTGCCGGCCACAGCGCTCCATACAGCGCCAGCCACAACACTCCATACAGCGCCAGCCACAGCGCCCCATACAGTGCCGACCACAACACTCCATACAGCTCCAACCACAACGCCCTATACAGTGCCGGCCACAGCGCTCCATACAGCGCCGACCACAACGCCCCATACAGTGCCGGCCACAACGCCCCATACAATGCCGACCACAACGCTCCATACAGCGCCGACCACAACGCCCCATACA